The following coding sequences lie in one Arachis stenosperma cultivar V10309 chromosome 5, arast.V10309.gnm1.PFL2, whole genome shotgun sequence genomic window:
- the LOC130979752 gene encoding uncharacterized protein LOC130979752, with product MDSKTPQRRRPSSVIQNGTVIREKKPKRSEVLAKKKAVEQSIKSARAEKDHLASFPEFRHFVNNGLSMCLKSGRGDTLSSPVKHYVQSLLKLNMEGPYGSEWLDEEKVKRREMVAPEARYIFVHEDANSVGDETRMMLNAEEASTSCVEDSGPLVGFVHYRIVLEEDVPVLYVYELQIEPRVQGKGLGKFLMQLIELIAQKNCMGAVMLTVQKANLLALNFYLSKLRYIISTISPSKMGIEKSYEILCKTFNDEAKTILETMENRGF from the exons ATGGATTCAAAGACGCCGCAACGGCGTCGTCCAAGCAGTGTCATCCAAAATGGCACCGTTATCAGAGAGAAGAAGCCCAAACGTAGCGAG GTCCTCGCAAAGAAGAAAGCCGTTGAGCAATCCATCAAATCAGCACGTGCCGAAAAGGATCACCTTGCTTCCTTCCCTGAGTTCCGCCACTTCGTCAATAACG GTCTATCTATGTGTTTGAAGTCAGGACGCGGTGATACACTATCCTCTCCTGTTAAGCACTATGTTCAGAGCCTCCTTAAG CTAAATATGGAAGGACCCTATGGATCTGAGTGGTTGGATGAAGAAAAGGTGAAGCGCAGAGAAATGGTTGCTCCAGAAGCACGCTATATATTTGTGCATGAGGATGCCAATTCAGTTGGTGATGAGACAAGAATGATGTTGAATGCAGAAGAGGCTTCAACTAGTTGTGTAGAAGATAGTGGCCCCTTAGTTGGATTTGTACATTACCGTATTGTTCTGGAAGAAGATGTACCGGTCCTTTATGTGTATGAGTTGCAGATTGAGCCTCGTGTCCAAGGAAAAGGGTTAGGGAAGTTTCTAATGCAACTAATTGAGCTTATTGCCCAAAAG AACTGCATGGGTGCTGTCATGCTAACTGTTCAAAAAGCAAATTTACTAGCTCTGAATTTCTATCTAAGTAAGCTGAG ATACATCATATCAACCATTTCGCCTTCAAAG ATGGGGATTGAGAAGAGTTACGAAATTCTTTGCAAAACATTTAATGACGAAGCTAAAACTATTTTGGAG ACGATGGAAAACAGAGGCTTTTGA
- the LOC130982205 gene encoding putative 3,4-dihydroxy-2-butanone kinase gives MAFQAKKLINNPDDVVTEFIEGLVETYPGLQYLDGFPQVKVVLRADVSSATNDKVAVISGGGSGHEPAHAGYVGEGMLTAAICGDVFASPPVDSILAGIRAVTGPMGCLLIVKNYTGDRLNFGLAAEQAKVEGYKVETVIVGDDCALPPPRGIAGRRGLAGTILVHKVAGAAAAAGLPLAKVAAEAKHASELVGTMGVGLTVCTLPGQVTSDRLGPGKIELGLGIHAEPGAAVADLQPVDVVVSHVLNQILSTETNYVPITRGGRVILMVNGLGGTPLMELMIAAGKAVPRLQLEHGLAVDRVYTGTFMTSLDMAGFSISIMRADPPILERLDASTKAPSWPVGVDGVHPPTKIPIPVPPSPSAKGDEPQRRPLQLSEQGQVLEIAIETAANVILDLKDSLNDWDSKVGDGDCGSTMYRGAKAILEDIKNYPLNDAAETVNEIGSTIRRAMGGTSGIIYTIFCKAAYTQLKPSSGSVVTPKQWAEALAASIAAVSKYGGASAGYRTLLDALLPASSVLQEKLNAGEDPITAFVLSSEAALTGAELTKKMQAQAGRSTYVSSELLSTVPDPGAMAVATWYRAAALAVQQKYKS, from the exons ATGGCATTCCAAGCCAAGAAGCTCATCAACAATCCCGATG ATGTTGTGACTGAATTCATTGAAGGCCTTGTGGAGACGTACCCTGGTTTACAGTACTTAGATGGATTTCCTCAG GTGAAGGTTGTATTACGTGCAGATGTTTCAAGTGCAACAAATGATAAAGTTGCAGTCATATCAG GGGGAGGAAGTGGCCATGAGCCTGCTCATGCTGGATATGTGGGAGAAGGAATGCTGACAGCAGCTATCTGTGGAGATGTCTTTGCTTCCCCACCAGTTGATTCAATCCTAGCt GGGATACGAGCTGTAACTGGACCTATGGGATGTCTTCTGATTGTGAAG AATTATACTGGTGACCGATTGAACTTTGGTTTGGCTGCTGAGCAAGCAAAAGTTGAAGGTTATAAAGTTGAG ACTGTAATTGTTGGTGATGATTGTGCACTACCACCGCCTCGAGGGATTGCTGGGAGAAGGGGCTTGGCAGGGACTATTTTGGTTCATAAG GTTGCAGGGGCAGCTGCTGCTGCTGGCCTTCCTCTTGCTAAGGTTGCTGCAGAAGCAAAACATGCCTCTGAATTGGTGGGGACAATGGGTGTTGGTTTAACTGTGTGCACACTTCCTGGTCAAGTTACATCAGATCGTTTGGGCCCAGGGAAGATAGAACTGGGGCTTGGAATT cATGCAGAACCTGGTGCAGCTGTTGCTGATCTTCAGCCAGTGGATGTGGTGGTTTCTCATGTTCTGAATCAAATATTGTCCACG GAAACGAACTACGTTCCAATAACTCGAGGTGGTAGAGTGATCCTCATGGTCAATGG GCTTGGTGGCACCCCTTTGATGGAGCTAATGATTGCAGCAGGAAAGGCAGTTCCAAGATTGCAGCTAGAGCATGGGCTGGCTGTTGACAGAGTTTACACGGGGACATTTATGACATCCCTTGATATGGCAG GTTTCTCGATATCTATCATGAGGGCTGATCCACCTATTCTTGAGCGATTAGATGCCAGTACCAAAGCACCGTCTTGGCCTGTTGGAGTTGATG GTGTTCACCCGCCTACTAAGATTCCTATTCCAGTCCCGCCATCTCCATCAGCAAAGGGCGATGAG CCACAGAGACGACCTCTACAGCTAAGTGAGCAAGGCCAAGTCCTTGAGATTGCTATTGAAACCGCTGCAAATGTTATTCTAGATCTTAAGGACAGCCTAAATGATTGGGACAGTAAAGTTGGTGATGGTGACTGTGGATCAACT ATGTATAGAGGCGCAAAAGCCATTCTGGAGGACATAAAAAA CTATCCTCTGAACGATGCTGCAGAAACTGTCAATGAAATTGGATCCACAATTCGAAGAGCCATGGGAGGAACAAGTGGAATCAT ATATACAATTTTCTGCAAGGCAGCATATACACAGCTGAAACCAAGCTCTGGTTCTGTTGTCACGCCAAAACAAT GGGCTGAGGCACTTGCGGCTTCCATTGCTGCTGTTAGTAAATATGGGGGTGCCAGTGCTGGTTATAGAACCCTGCTAGATGCCCTTCTTCCAGCATCATCGGTTCTTCAAGAG AAATTAAATGCTGGGGAGGATCCTATCACTGCTTTTGTTCTGTCTTCTGAGGCTGCATTAACTGGTGCTGAGTTAACCAAGAAAATGCAAGCACAG GCTGGGCGTTCTACTTACGTGTCTTCAGAGTTGCTTTCAACAGTTCCTGACCCTGGTGCCATGGCTGTGGCAACGTGGTACAGGGCTGCAGCTCTAGCTGTCCAGCAAAAATACAAGAGTTAG